A genomic window from Gemmatimonadota bacterium includes:
- the trkA gene encoding Trk system potassium transporter TrkA — protein sequence MRVLIIGGGQVGYHLARRLSEESQDVVLIDSDPDRIDYVAEQLDILTLLGNGASVPVLDEAGVRDAGMLLSVTSQDEVNLIACLAASRLGVPHTIARVSNPDYYASGSVLSSEHLGVDRLINPEREAAKEALQLLRSAVATDVVPFADGRVQLLGLRVREGAPIAGKPLARLAQDLEGFHYVTVAIVRDGETIIPTGSSAMEAGDQIYLLSPSDEVESIPPLAGYDARPLKRVMIAGGSLEGQYLAEGLGALGVECTIIDRDRRRCLELAELLPRALVLHGDATDLELLEMEGVAGVDGYVAATGDDQTNLLSSLLAKSVGNAKVIALIERFEYLPLVPRVGIDAAISPRLSTVNAILRYVRRGRVLTVASLTGTDAEAMEFKVRPDAKAVGRSIQELDIPHGVLIGVILRGDRIVTPRGQDRFEPGDDVIVFGLRQALGAVERLFQ from the coding sequence GCGGAGCAGCTCGACATCCTCACCCTGCTGGGCAACGGCGCGTCCGTCCCCGTGCTCGACGAAGCGGGCGTGCGCGATGCGGGCATGCTGCTCTCGGTGACCAGTCAGGACGAGGTCAACCTCATCGCGTGTCTGGCGGCATCGCGGCTGGGCGTCCCCCACACCATCGCCCGCGTCTCCAATCCGGACTACTACGCCTCGGGCAGCGTGCTCTCGTCGGAGCACCTGGGCGTCGATCGTCTCATCAATCCGGAGCGCGAGGCCGCCAAGGAGGCGCTGCAGCTCCTGCGCAGCGCGGTGGCCACGGACGTGGTCCCCTTCGCCGACGGGCGCGTGCAGCTCCTGGGGCTGCGCGTCCGTGAAGGTGCGCCGATCGCGGGCAAGCCGCTCGCCCGCCTGGCGCAGGACCTGGAGGGCTTCCACTACGTGACCGTGGCCATCGTCCGTGACGGGGAGACGATCATCCCGACCGGATCCAGCGCCATGGAGGCGGGCGACCAGATCTATCTGCTGTCGCCCTCCGACGAGGTGGAGAGCATCCCGCCGCTCGCCGGCTACGACGCCCGGCCGCTCAAGCGCGTCATGATCGCCGGCGGCAGCCTGGAGGGGCAGTACCTGGCCGAGGGGCTGGGCGCGCTCGGGGTCGAGTGCACGATCATCGATCGCGACCGGAGGCGCTGCCTGGAGCTGGCCGAGCTGCTGCCTCGGGCCCTGGTGCTGCACGGGGACGCCACCGACCTCGAGCTGCTGGAGATGGAGGGGGTCGCGGGCGTGGACGGCTACGTGGCCGCGACCGGCGACGACCAGACGAACCTGCTCTCCAGCCTCCTGGCCAAGAGCGTCGGCAACGCCAAGGTCATCGCGCTCATCGAGCGCTTCGAGTACCTGCCGCTCGTGCCGCGGGTCGGGATCGACGCGGCCATCTCGCCCCGGCTGTCCACGGTCAACGCCATCCTGCGCTACGTGCGGCGCGGACGGGTGCTGACCGTGGCCTCGCTCACGGGCACCGACGCCGAGGCGATGGAGTTCAAGGTGCGTCCCGATGCCAAGGCCGTCGGGCGCTCCATCCAGGAGCTGGACATCCCGCACGGCGTGCTGATCGGCGTCATCCTGCGCGGCGATCGCATCGTGACCCCACGCGGCCAGGACCGCTTCGAGCCGGGAGACGACGTGATCGTCTTCGGGCTTCGCCAGGCCCTGGGCGCCGTCGAGCGGCTCTTCCAGTAG